The following coding sequences lie in one Pseudomonas sp. B33.4 genomic window:
- the rseP gene encoding sigma E protease regulator RseP — MSALYMIAGTLIALGVLVTFHEFGHFWVARRCGVKVLRFSVGFGMPLLRWHDKQGTEFVVAAIPLGGYVKMLDEREGEVPVDQLDQSFNRKTVRQRIAIVAAGPIANFLLALVFFWVLAMLGSEQVRPVIGAVETGSIAASAGLSAGQEIVAVDGEPTTGWAAVNLQLVRRLGESGSLQLLVREQGSSADTPRELKLDNWLKGADEPDPIRSLGIRPWRPALPPVLAELDPKGPAQAAGLKTGDRLLALDGQALNDWQQVVDTVRTRPDTKIMLRIERDSAQIDVPVTLAARGESKSPSGYLGAGVKAVDWPPEMIREVSYGPLAAIGEGARRTWTMSILTLDSLKKMLFGELSVKNLSGPITIAKVAGASAQSGVADFLNFLAYLSISLGVLNLLPIPVLDGGHLLFYLIEWARGRPLSDRVQGWGIQIGISLVVGVMLLALVNDLGRL; from the coding sequence ATGAGCGCGCTCTATATGATTGCCGGCACCCTGATCGCCTTGGGTGTGCTGGTCACCTTTCACGAATTCGGCCATTTCTGGGTCGCGCGTCGCTGTGGCGTCAAGGTTCTGCGTTTCTCCGTAGGCTTCGGCATGCCGCTGCTGCGCTGGCACGACAAGCAGGGCACCGAGTTTGTGGTTGCAGCGATACCGCTGGGCGGCTACGTCAAAATGCTCGATGAGCGCGAAGGCGAAGTGCCGGTCGATCAGCTTGATCAGTCGTTCAACCGCAAAACTGTGCGTCAGCGTATCGCCATTGTTGCGGCCGGCCCGATTGCCAACTTCCTGTTGGCGTTGGTGTTCTTCTGGGTGTTGGCCATGCTTGGCAGCGAGCAGGTGCGTCCGGTCATCGGTGCAGTTGAAACCGGCAGTATTGCCGCTAGTGCCGGGCTGAGCGCGGGGCAGGAGATCGTTGCTGTCGATGGTGAACCGACTACCGGGTGGGCAGCGGTCAATCTGCAATTGGTCAGACGCCTTGGCGAAAGCGGTTCCCTGCAGTTGCTCGTGCGTGAGCAGGGCTCGAGTGCGGATACGCCGCGTGAGCTGAAGCTGGATAACTGGCTCAAAGGTGCTGATGAGCCGGATCCGATCCGCTCTTTGGGTATCCGCCCGTGGCGTCCTGCTTTGCCGCCAGTACTCGCCGAACTCGATCCGAAAGGCCCGGCTCAGGCGGCTGGCCTGAAGACTGGCGACCGTCTGTTGGCGCTCGACGGTCAGGCGCTGAATGACTGGCAGCAAGTCGTCGATACCGTTCGTACGCGTCCTGATACCAAAATCATGCTGCGTATCGAGCGCGACAGTGCTCAAATCGACGTCCCTGTGACGCTGGCGGCGCGCGGTGAAAGCAAATCGCCAAGCGGTTATCTGGGGGCAGGTGTAAAAGCTGTCGACTGGCCACCGGAGATGATTCGTGAGGTCAGTTACGGGCCTCTGGCTGCGATTGGCGAGGGTGCCCGTCGCACTTGGACCATGAGCATTCTGACTCTCGATTCGCTAAAGAAAATGCTGTTCGGTGAGCTCTCGGTAAAAAACTTGAGTGGACCGATAACCATTGCTAAAGTGGCGGGCGCTTCTGCCCAGTCGGGCGTCGCTGATTTCCTGAATTTCCTTGCTTATCTGAGTATTAGCCTGGGCGTTCTGAATTTGCTGCCCATTCCTGTACTGGATGGGGGGCATTTGTTGTTTTATCTGATCGAGTGGGCGCGTGGTCGTCCCTTGTCGGATCGGGTGCAAGGTTGGGGGATACAGATCGGTATCAGTTTGGTGGTCGGGGTGATGTTGCTTGCTCTGGTCAACGATCTGGGTCGACTGTAA
- the bamA gene encoding outer membrane protein assembly factor BamA, producing the protein MKRLLLTAVLTVLMIAEVHAESFTISDIRVNGLQRVSAGSVFGALPLNVGEQADDRRLVESTRALFKTGFFQDIQLGREGNVLVITVVERPSVASIEIEGNKAISTEDLMKGLKQSGLAEGEIFQRATLEGVRNELQRQYVAQGRYSATVDTEVVSQPRNRVGLKVKINEGTVAAIQHINVVGNTVFPEEDLTDLFELKTTNWLSFFKNDDKYAREKLSGDLERLRSYYLDRGYINMDIASTQVSITPDKKHVYITVNVTEGEKYTVRDVKLSGDLKVPEDQVKSLLLVQKGQVFSRKLMTTTSELITRRLGNEGYTFANVNGVPQPHDDDHTVDILFAVDPGKRAYVNRINFRGNTKSEDEVLRREMRQMEGGWASTYLIDQSKTRLERLGFFKEVNVETPAVPGVDDQVDVNYAVEEQASGSITASVGFAQSAGLILGGSITQNNFLGTGNRVSIGLTRSEYQSRYNFGYVDPYWTADGVSLGYNAFYRTTDYKDLDVDVASYAVDSLGAGVNVGYPISETSRLTFGLSVQQDEIKTGTYTVDEIFDFVNKEGDKYLNFKASAGWSESTLNKGVLPTRGRSQSLTLETTVPGSDLSFYKLDYRGQLFQPISENYTLRLHTELGYGDGYGGTDGLPFYENYYAGGFNSVRGFKDSTLGPRSTPSRGTNPGTLADPDQDPLPFGGNVLIQGGVEVLFPLPFVKDQRSLRTSVFWDVGNVFDSQCKDTTNANGSSSNTKCNDISLSNMASSVGVGVTWVTALGPLSFALAMPIKKPDEAETQVFQFSLGQTF; encoded by the coding sequence ATGAAACGTCTGCTGCTAACTGCGGTTCTCACCGTATTGATGATCGCCGAAGTTCACGCCGAGTCCTTCACTATCTCTGATATTCGCGTCAATGGCCTCCAGCGGGTCTCCGCGGGTAGTGTCTTTGGTGCCTTGCCGTTGAACGTCGGCGAGCAGGCGGATGATCGTCGCCTGGTGGAATCCACTCGTGCGTTGTTCAAAACCGGTTTCTTTCAAGATATCCAGCTGGGCCGCGAAGGCAACGTTCTGGTCATCACGGTCGTCGAACGTCCGTCGGTCGCCAGTATCGAGATCGAAGGCAACAAGGCGATCTCCACTGAAGACTTGATGAAAGGTCTCAAACAATCCGGTCTGGCCGAAGGCGAGATCTTCCAGCGCGCCACCCTCGAAGGTGTGCGTAACGAACTGCAGCGTCAGTACGTCGCGCAAGGTCGCTACTCGGCTACGGTCGATACCGAAGTGGTCTCGCAACCGCGTAACCGCGTTGGTCTGAAAGTGAAGATCAACGAAGGCACTGTTGCCGCCATTCAGCACATCAACGTGGTGGGCAACACGGTTTTCCCTGAGGAAGACCTGACCGACCTGTTCGAGCTGAAAACAACCAACTGGCTGTCGTTCTTCAAGAACGATGACAAATATGCCCGTGAAAAACTTTCCGGTGACCTTGAGCGTCTGCGTTCCTACTATCTGGACCGTGGCTATATCAATATGGATATCGCTTCGACCCAGGTGTCCATCACCCCGGACAAGAAGCACGTCTACATCACTGTCAACGTCACCGAAGGCGAGAAATACACCGTTCGTGACGTCAAGCTCAGCGGTGATCTGAAGGTCCCTGAAGATCAGGTCAAGTCCTTGTTGCTGGTGCAGAAAGGTCAGGTGTTCTCGCGCAAGCTGATGACCACCACCTCTGAACTGATCACCCGTCGTCTGGGTAACGAGGGTTACACCTTCGCCAACGTCAACGGCGTGCCGCAGCCACACGATGACGACCATACCGTTGACATCCTGTTCGCTGTCGATCCGGGCAAGCGTGCCTACGTCAACCGCATCAACTTCCGTGGCAACACCAAGTCCGAGGACGAAGTGCTGCGCCGTGAAATGCGTCAGATGGAAGGCGGCTGGGCTTCGACCTACCTGATCGACCAGTCCAAGACCCGTCTTGAGCGTCTGGGCTTCTTTAAAGAAGTCAACGTTGAAACTCCGGCTGTCCCGGGTGTCGACGATCAGGTTGACGTGAACTACGCCGTTGAAGAACAGGCTTCCGGTTCGATTACCGCCAGCGTCGGTTTCGCCCAGAGCGCCGGTCTGATCCTCGGTGGTTCGATCACTCAGAACAACTTCCTCGGTACCGGTAACCGCGTCAGCATCGGCCTGACCCGCAGCGAATACCAGAGCCGCTACAACTTCGGCTACGTTGACCCGTACTGGACCGCCGATGGCGTGAGCCTGGGTTACAACGCGTTCTATCGCACCACTGACTACAAAGATCTCGACGTCGATGTAGCAAGCTATGCGGTGGACAGCCTGGGTGCCGGCGTCAACGTTGGCTACCCGATCAGCGAAACTTCGCGTCTGACCTTTGGCCTGTCGGTTCAACAGGACGAGATCAAGACCGGTACCTACACCGTTGACGAGATTTTCGACTTCGTTAACAAGGAAGGCGACAAGTACCTGAACTTCAAGGCGTCGGCCGGCTGGTCCGAGTCGACCCTGAACAAAGGCGTACTGCCGACCCGTGGCCGTTCCCAGAGCCTGACCCTGGAAACCACCGTGCCGGGCAGCGACCTGTCGTTCTACAAGCTTGATTATCGCGGTCAGCTGTTCCAGCCGATCAGCGAGAACTACACCCTGCGTCTGCATACCGAGCTGGGTTATGGCGACGGATACGGCGGGACCGATGGCTTGCCGTTCTATGAAAACTACTATGCTGGTGGTTTCAACTCGGTTCGTGGCTTCAAGGACAGCACCCTCGGCCCACGCAGTACGCCGAGCCGTGGTACCAACCCGGGCACGCTGGCTGACCCGGACCAGGATCCGCTGCCGTTCGGTGGTAACGTCCTGATCCAGGGTGGTGTCGAAGTTCTGTTCCCGCTGCCATTCGTGAAAGATCAGCGCTCCCTGCGTACTTCGGTATTCTGGGATGTGGGTAACGTATTTGACTCGCAGTGCAAGGACACTACCAATGCCAATGGCTCGTCGTCGAACACCAAGTGCAACGACATCAGCCTGAGCAACATGGCCAGTTCCGTGGGTGTGGGTGTGACCTGGGTCACCGCACTGGGTCCTCTGAGCTTCGCGTTGGCCATGCCGATCAAGAAGCCGGATGAGGCTGAAACTCAAGTGTTCCAATTCTCCCTCGGCCAGACGTTCTAA
- a CDS encoding OmpH family outer membrane protein, producing the protein MRKLTQLVLLASLMVAGPAFADMKIAVLNYQMALLESDAAKKYAVDAEKKFGPQLTKLKTLESSAKGIQDRLMAGGDKMQQGERERLELEFKQKARDFQFQSKELNEAKAVADREMLKQLKPKLDSAVEEVIKKGGFDLVFERGAVIDVKPQYDITRQVIERMNQLK; encoded by the coding sequence GTGCGTAAGTTGACTCAATTGGTTCTCCTGGCCTCCTTGATGGTGGCAGGCCCGGCATTTGCCGACATGAAAATTGCCGTTCTGAATTATCAGATGGCCCTGCTGGAATCCGACGCGGCCAAGAAATACGCCGTGGATGCCGAGAAGAAGTTCGGTCCGCAACTGACCAAACTGAAAACCCTGGAAAGCAGCGCCAAGGGCATTCAGGACCGTCTGATGGCCGGCGGCGACAAAATGCAGCAAGGTGAACGTGAGCGTCTGGAGCTGGAATTCAAGCAAAAGGCCCGTGACTTCCAGTTCCAGTCCAAGGAGCTGAACGAAGCCAAAGCTGTTGCCGACCGCGAAATGCTCAAGCAACTGAAGCCGAAACTGGATAGCGCAGTGGAAGAAGTCATCAAGAAAGGTGGTTTTGACCTGGTGTTCGAGCGTGGCGCAGTGATCGATGTCAAACCTCAGTACGACATCACGCGCCAGGTTATCGAGCGCATGAATCAGCTGAAGTAA
- the lpxD gene encoding UDP-3-O-(3-hydroxymyristoyl)glucosamine N-acyltransferase, translating into MTVTIKLGQLAEFLGATLLGDPETQITGLATLQEAGPAQLSFLANPQYRKYLAGSQAAALLLKEADAEGFAGNALVVPDPYLAYARISHLFDPKPKATSGIHPSAVIAADAVVDPTASVGPFVVIEAGARIGAQVTLGAHCVIGARSEIGEGGWLAPRVTLYHDVRIGQRVVIQSGAVLGGEGFGFANEKGIWQKIAQIGGVTIGDDVEIGVNTAIDRGALADTVIGNGVKLDNQIQIAHNVQVGDHTAMAACVGISGSTKIGKHCMLAGGVGLVGHIDICDNVFLTGMTMVTHSITEPGAYSSGTAMQPAAEWRKSAARIRQLDDIARRLKQLEKRVGEVTPDSNASSDG; encoded by the coding sequence ATGACCGTGACTATCAAGCTCGGCCAGTTGGCCGAGTTCCTCGGCGCCACCCTGCTTGGCGACCCTGAGACGCAAATTACTGGGCTAGCCACTTTGCAAGAGGCTGGCCCAGCTCAGTTGAGCTTTCTGGCAAACCCTCAATATCGCAAATACCTGGCAGGCTCGCAGGCAGCAGCACTGCTGCTCAAAGAGGCCGATGCCGAAGGTTTTGCCGGTAATGCGTTGGTGGTGCCTGATCCTTATCTGGCTTACGCACGCATCTCACACTTGTTCGATCCCAAGCCAAAAGCCACTTCGGGTATCCATCCTTCGGCGGTCATTGCGGCAGACGCAGTGGTTGATCCAACCGCCAGTGTCGGCCCTTTCGTGGTGATCGAGGCTGGTGCGCGGATCGGTGCGCAAGTGACACTGGGCGCGCATTGCGTCATCGGTGCACGCAGCGAAATCGGTGAGGGCGGCTGGCTCGCTCCACGCGTGACGCTGTATCACGATGTACGTATCGGCCAGCGCGTAGTGATTCAGTCCGGTGCCGTGCTAGGTGGTGAAGGCTTCGGCTTCGCCAACGAAAAAGGAATCTGGCAGAAGATCGCCCAGATCGGTGGCGTGACCATCGGCGACGATGTCGAGATTGGCGTGAATACCGCCATCGACCGCGGCGCTCTGGCCGATACCGTAATCGGTAATGGCGTGAAGCTCGACAACCAGATCCAGATTGCCCACAACGTTCAGGTCGGTGATCACACCGCCATGGCGGCGTGCGTCGGGATCTCCGGCAGCACCAAAATCGGCAAGCACTGCATGCTCGCCGGCGGTGTCGGGCTGGTCGGCCACATTGATATTTGCGACAACGTTTTCCTGACCGGGATGACCATGGTGACTCACTCGATTACCGAGCCGGGTGCCTATTCTTCCGGCACAGCCATGCAACCGGCGGCCGAGTGGCGTAAAAGCGCGGCCCGCATTCGTCAGCTCGATGACATCGCGCGGCGTTTGAAACAGCTGGAAAAGCGCGTAGGGGAAGTGACCCCTGACAGCAATGCTTCATCAGATGGCTGA
- the fabZ gene encoding 3-hydroxyacyl-ACP dehydratase FabZ yields the protein MMDINEIREYLPHRYPFLLVDRVVELDTEGKRIRAYKNVSINEPFFNGHFPAHPIMPGVLIIEAMAQAAGILGFKMLDVKPADGTLYYFVGSDKLRFRQPVKPGDQLILEATFISCKRKIWKFECQASVDGKPVCSAEIICAEQKV from the coding sequence ATGATGGACATCAACGAGATTCGCGAATACCTGCCTCACCGTTACCCGTTCCTGCTGGTGGACCGGGTGGTGGAACTGGACACTGAAGGCAAGCGCATTCGCGCCTACAAGAATGTCAGCATCAATGAACCGTTCTTCAATGGTCACTTCCCTGCGCATCCAATCATGCCGGGCGTGCTGATCATCGAAGCGATGGCTCAGGCTGCCGGGATCCTCGGTTTCAAAATGCTTGACGTGAAGCCAGCCGACGGCACGCTTTACTACTTCGTCGGTTCCGACAAGCTGCGTTTCCGCCAGCCAGTCAAGCCGGGTGACCAGCTGATCCTTGAAGCGACCTTCATCAGCTGCAAGCGCAAGATCTGGAAATTCGAATGCCAGGCTTCGGTGGATGGCAAACCGGTCTGCTCGGCAGAGATCATCTGTGCGGAACAAAAAGTATGA
- the lpxA gene encoding acyl-ACP--UDP-N-acetylglucosamine O-acyltransferase: MSLIDPRAIIDPSAVLADGVEVGPWSIIGAGVEIGEGTVIGPHVILKGPTRIGKHNRIYQFSSVGEDTPDLKYKGEETRLVIGDHNVIREGVTIHRGTVQDRSETTLGDHNLIMAYAHIGHDSVIGNHCILVNNTALAGHVHVDDWAILSGFTLVHQYCHIGAHSFSGMGTAIGKDVPAFVTVFGNPAEARSMNFEGMRRRGFSEDAIHTLRRAYKTVYRQGLTVEQALAELVEPAAQFPEVAIFRDSIQSSTRGITR, translated from the coding sequence ATGAGTTTGATTGACCCTCGCGCAATCATCGATCCGTCGGCCGTTCTGGCTGACGGCGTCGAGGTCGGCCCGTGGTCGATCATCGGCGCAGGTGTGGAAATCGGCGAGGGTACCGTGATCGGGCCGCATGTGATCCTCAAAGGCCCGACCCGCATCGGCAAGCACAATCGCATCTACCAGTTTTCCTCGGTAGGCGAAGACACGCCCGATCTGAAGTACAAGGGTGAAGAAACCCGCCTGGTGATCGGTGACCACAACGTCATCCGCGAAGGTGTGACCATTCACCGTGGCACCGTGCAGGACCGTTCGGAAACCACGCTGGGCGACCACAACCTGATCATGGCCTACGCACACATCGGCCATGACAGTGTCATCGGCAATCACTGCATTCTGGTCAACAACACGGCATTGGCCGGCCATGTGCATGTGGATGACTGGGCAATCCTCTCCGGGTTTACCCTGGTTCACCAGTATTGCCACATCGGCGCTCACAGCTTTTCCGGTATGGGCACTGCCATCGGCAAGGACGTTCCGGCGTTCGTCACCGTATTCGGCAACCCCGCCGAAGCGCGCAGCATGAACTTCGAAGGCATGCGCCGTCGTGGTTTCAGCGAAGACGCGATCCACACCCTGCGTCGCGCTTACAAAACCGTCTATCGCCAAGGCCTCACGGTCGAGCAGGCACTGGCCGAACTGGTCGAACCTGCTGCGCAGTTCCCGGAAGTCGCGATATTCCGTGACTCCATCCAGTCGTCGACTCGCGGCATCACTCGCTGA
- the lpxB gene encoding lipid-A-disaccharide synthase, whose translation MANLRIALVAGEASGDILGAGLMRALKAQHPAVEFIGVGGPLMQAEGLTSYFPMERLSVMGLVEVLGRLRELLKRRKDLIATLIAEKPDVFIGIDAPDFNLNIELKLRQAGIKTVHYVSPSVWAWRQKRVLKIREGCDLMLTLLPFEAKFYEEKGVPVRFVGHTLADTIPLEADRAAARAELGLPDGPLVALMPGSRGGEVSRLGALFLDTAERLRAMRPGLRFVIPCANAERRAQLEELLAGRDLPVTLLDGRSHLALAACNAVLIASGTATLEALLYKRPMVVAYRLAPLTFWILKRMVKSPYVSLPNLLAQRLLVPELLQDDATVEALAQTLSPLIEGGEEQTRGFDEIHRTLRLDASNQAADAVLNLIGQTR comes from the coding sequence ATGGCCAATCTGCGTATTGCGCTGGTGGCAGGTGAAGCTTCCGGTGACATTCTCGGCGCCGGTCTCATGCGCGCCCTCAAGGCACAGCATCCGGCGGTCGAATTCATCGGCGTCGGCGGCCCGTTGATGCAGGCCGAAGGCCTGACCTCCTATTTTCCGATGGAACGTTTGTCGGTCATGGGGCTGGTGGAAGTGCTCGGGCGCCTGCGCGAGTTGCTCAAGCGCCGCAAGGACCTGATCGCCACGCTGATCGCCGAGAAGCCGGACGTGTTCATCGGTATCGACGCCCCGGACTTCAACCTCAATATCGAACTCAAGTTGCGTCAGGCCGGGATCAAGACCGTGCATTACGTCAGCCCGTCGGTTTGGGCGTGGCGGCAGAAGCGTGTGCTGAAGATCCGCGAAGGTTGCGACCTGATGTTGACGCTGCTGCCGTTCGAAGCAAAGTTCTACGAAGAAAAAGGCGTACCGGTACGGTTTGTCGGTCACACGCTGGCCGATACCATTCCGCTGGAAGCTGATCGCGCTGCGGCGCGTGCCGAACTCGGCCTGCCCGACGGTCCGCTGGTGGCGTTGATGCCCGGCAGCCGTGGTGGCGAAGTGTCCCGCCTCGGCGCGCTGTTCCTCGATACTGCCGAACGTCTGCGTGCGATGCGCCCGGGTTTGCGCTTTGTCATCCCGTGCGCCAATGCCGAACGCCGCGCGCAGCTTGAAGAGCTGCTCGCAGGCCGGGATCTGCCGGTGACCCTGCTCGATGGCAGATCGCATCTGGCCTTGGCGGCGTGCAATGCGGTGTTGATCGCCTCTGGCACGGCCACATTGGAAGCGCTGTTGTACAAGCGGCCGATGGTCGTCGCGTACCGTTTGGCACCGCTGACGTTCTGGATTCTTAAACGTATGGTCAAGAGCCCGTACGTGTCCTTGCCGAATCTGCTGGCCCAGCGTCTGCTGGTCCCGGAATTGTTGCAGGATGATGCGACGGTCGAAGCATTGGCGCAGACCCTGTCGCCGCTGATCGAAGGTGGCGAAGAGCAGACCCGCGGTTTCGACGAAATCCACCGCACGCTGCGGCTGGATGCCTCCAATCAAGCGGCGGACGCCGTCCTTAACCTGATCGGTCAGACACGATGA
- the rnhB gene encoding ribonuclease HII, which yields MQMGLDFTLVAEVEELVAGVDEVGRGPLCGAVVTAAVILDPNRPILGLNDSKKLTEAKREKLYDEIIEKSLSWCIARAEVEEIDELNILHATMLAMQRAVAGLHIQPKLAMIDGNRCPQLPMRAEAVVQGDGKVPAIAAASILAKVSRDREMAAFELIYPGYGIGGHKGYPTPVHLEALVRLGPTPIHRRSFAPVRQAYEALEGLTQV from the coding sequence CTGCAGATGGGCCTGGATTTCACCCTGGTCGCCGAAGTCGAAGAACTGGTCGCCGGTGTCGATGAAGTCGGTCGCGGCCCGTTGTGTGGGGCCGTGGTGACGGCAGCGGTAATCCTCGATCCGAACCGGCCCATCCTCGGCCTCAACGACTCGAAGAAACTCACCGAAGCCAAGCGTGAAAAGCTCTACGACGAGATCATCGAGAAATCCCTGAGCTGGTGCATCGCTCGCGCCGAAGTCGAAGAAATCGACGAGTTGAACATCCTCCACGCAACCATGCTGGCCATGCAGCGCGCAGTGGCCGGCCTGCACATTCAGCCGAAACTGGCGATGATCGACGGCAACCGCTGCCCGCAACTGCCGATGCGCGCCGAAGCGGTGGTGCAGGGCGACGGCAAGGTGCCGGCGATTGCTGCAGCGTCGATTCTGGCCAAAGTCAGTCGCGACCGTGAAATGGCTGCGTTCGAATTGATCTACCCGGGGTACGGCATCGGCGGCCATAAAGGCTACCCGACGCCCGTTCATCTGGAAGCATTGGTGCGTCTCGGCCCGACGCCGATTCACCGGCGCTCGTTTGCCCCGGTGCGTCAGGCTTATGAAGCGCTGGAAGGCTTGACACAGGTTTAG